A window of Companilactobacillus allii genomic DNA:
AGATCAAAATATGACTTTGGCCAAAAAGCCTAGCAAGAAGATTGCGATTGAAGATGTTCAATACTTCTTGTCATCACACTATAATGGAACAAAGTATGATCCATTTGGTACATTTGCTTCTGGTACAAAAGAAGAACAACGTCAATTCCGCTCAATTGCAATGGACCGTAATCAGGCCTCATCTATTCTCCAGATCAGAAGCGATGTTGATAAGAATCATGCAGCCGTGCAATGGTTGTCACTAGGTTTCTTTGCTTATAGTCCTTATGTGCCATTTTATACAAACATTACTGATACTCCAGAGGATTATAAGAATACGACTAATAATGTTGATGTAAATAACGTCTATTGGTTAGAAAAGACTTTGTCGGTGATGATTGAACCACATTATCATGAATATTCTGACATGATTCATGCCTATTTAAAGGGATGTCAATCTTTTGCTAGACAACGCCTAGAGGCTACAGATGTATCATTGGATAATGTCAATGACAACGTTACTGATGTATTAACCAAGAGCAATATCAAGACAGCAGCTGAAATTTCTAGTCGCACACATAAGTTGTTTGATGGAATAGTCAAAAAAGGTTTAACACTCTCCAAGACTACTTGGGAAAAGGGTCAGAATCTATAGAAATAAGCTAACTAATTGGAGATTTTTTTAAAGTAGAAAACGTTTTCGTGATATTATTAACTTGTTGAATAAAATGAATTTAATAATATTTAATGGGGGTATTTTTCTATGGATGCTACAAAAAAATTAGTTAATAATGACTTCTCGGATATTATGCTGAATCGTCATTCATATAGAAAGTTCAAGAGCGGTGTGTCGATTCCTCGTGAAGAGATTTCTGAAATGCTCAAAGAAGCTACATCTGCTCCTTCAGCATGTAATCTTCAATCATGGCATTTTGTTGTTTGTGATAACAAAGAGGGCAAGGATAAGGCACATTCAGTTATGATGCCGTTCAATTATGAACAGACAGATACAAGTTCAGCCGTTATCTTTGTGTTAGGCGATACACAGTCACATTACAAGTACCGTGATGTTTGGAACAAAGCCTGTGACAATGGTCAAATCACACCTGAAATGCGTGATAAAGTCTTCAAGACATTTTTGCCATTGTATGAAAATGCTGATAGATCATTCTTGGAAAAAGACGCTACTATTGATGGTAGTATGATTGCCATGCAACTATTGTTGATTGCACGTGCCCATGGATATGAAGCTAACCCTATGTCAGGATATGCCTTTGATAAAGTTGCTGAAACATTTGATTTGGATAAAGAAAGATTCATTCCTGTAACAGCGATTGCCATCGGTAAACCAGATGGTGAATTTACTAAGTCAGTTCGTTATGCAGTTGATGAAGTTACTGATTTTATTTAAAACAGAGCAATAAAAGAATAATAGTAACTAAAAAACAGCCTTCCAATTCGGTAAATGAATTGAAAAGCTGTTTTTAATTATAAATAACGGTAACATCAGAATCTGAAATGGTCTTTTTGACAAGTTTTTGAATACCTTTATCTAAGGTATCCTTATCATTTTTACCAGTGTCAGTTAATTTTACAACTACGACTTTGTGTTTCTCATCTTTACTATCTTGCATATTACCAACATATACGTCCTTAATATCATCGCTATATTTTGATGACATTAACTTATCTTGTAATTTATCCAAGCTAGTCTCACTACTAGATGATGACTTGACACTACTTTGCTCTTTTACATATTTGTTGAAAGCATCTGTCGTTATGTAGTCGCCGTTGGTCAAT
This region includes:
- a CDS encoding nitroreductase family protein; this encodes MDATKKLVNNDFSDIMLNRHSYRKFKSGVSIPREEISEMLKEATSAPSACNLQSWHFVVCDNKEGKDKAHSVMMPFNYEQTDTSSAVIFVLGDTQSHYKYRDVWNKACDNGQITPEMRDKVFKTFLPLYENADRSFLEKDATIDGSMIAMQLLLIARAHGYEANPMSGYAFDKVAETFDLDKERFIPVTAIAIGKPDGEFTKSVRYAVDEVTDFI